In Fusobacterium periodonticum ATCC 33693, the sequence GAGTATGATGAATTTATAGCTTATGTTTATAAAAAATAGGATAGGGGTAAAATGAAGATAGTAATTGTTGGAGCAGGGAAGGTAGGAGAACTTCTTTGTCGTGATTTATCATTAGAAGGAAATGATATAATTTTAATTGAGCAAGATGCAAAAATACTTGAGAAGATTTTAGCAAATAATGATATTATGGGATTTGTTGGTAGTGGAGTAAGCTATGATGCACAAATGGAAGCAGAAGTTCCAAAAGCTGATGTCTTTATAGCTGTTACTGAAAAAGATGAAATAAATATAATATCATCAGTTATAGCTAAAAAATTAGGAGCAAAATATACTATTGCTAGAGTAAGAAGTACAGATTATTCATCACAAATTAATTTTATGACTGAATCTTTAGGAATAGACTTAGTTATAAATCCAGAATTAGAAGCAGCAAAAGATATAAAGCAAAATATAGATTTCCCAGAAGCATTAAATGTTGAAAATTTCTTAGATGGAAGATTAAAGCTTGTTGAATTCCATATTGATAAGGATTCGATTTTAGATAATGTTTCACTTTTTGATTTTAAACAAAAATTCTTCCCTAATTTATTGGTTTGTATAATAAAAAGAGGAGATGAAGTAATAATACCTTCAGGAAATACTTTTATCAAGGGTGATGATAGAATCTATATAACAGGAAGTAACAGTGAAATTATAAAATTCCAAGATGCACTTGGTAAAGATAGAAGAAAAATAAAATCTGCTTTTATAATAGGAGCTGGAATAATTAGTCATTATTTAGCTGAAGAACTTTTAAAAGATAAGATAGCAGTAAAAATAGTTGAAATGAATCCAAAAAAAGCAAATAAATTTAGTGAGTATTTACCAAATGCAACTATAATTAATGCAGATGGAAGTAATGAGGAGATTTTAAGAGAAGAAAACTTCCAAAATTATGATTCATGTATATCAATAACAGGTATAGATGAAGTAAATATGTTTATTTCAATTTATGCCAAGAAAATAGGCATAAAAAAGATTATTACTAAATTAAATAAATTATCTTTTGTTGATATATTGGGAGAAAATAGTTTTCAATCTATAATAACTCCTAAAAAAATAATAGCAGATAAGATAGTTAGAGTTGTTCGTTCTATAGCAAATAAAAAGAAAAATTTAATAGAAAATTTCTATAGACTTGAGAATAATACAGTTGAAGCCATAGAAATTTTAGTAAATTCTGATAGTAAAATAAACAATATACCATTAAAGGATTTAAAAATTAAGAAAAATCTAATTATAGCATATATAGTTAGAAATAATGTGGCTATTTTCCCTAAAGGTACTGATTTTATAAATGAGGGAGATAGAGTAATAATAATTACAAAAGAAAGCTTCTTTGATGATATTAATAATATAGTTGCAGAATAAAATTAAAATTTTTCTTTTTTAGAAAGGAAAGTATATGGATAAAGTTTCTATAAATGATTTTAGTGAAGTAGAAATAGAAATATTAAGAAAATTAAATGAATACGGAAAAGGCTATATAGTTGGAGGAGCTATAAGGGATATCTTGCTTGACTTAGAACCAAAGGATATAGACTTTACAACAAATCTTCCCTACGAAACTTTAAAAGATTTATTTAGTGAATATAATCCAAAGGAAACAGGTAAGGCTTTTGGAGTTTTAAGAATAAGAGTTAATGATACAGAATATGAAATTGCTAAGTTTAGAGAAGATAATTATGAAGAAAAAGATGGTTTAAAAATAGTTCCAGAAGAAAACAAAGTAGACTTTGTAGAGGATATAAAAGAAGACTTAACAAGAAGAGATTTTTCAATAAATGCTATGGCATATAATGAAGTTGATGGAATAGTAGATTTATATAATGGTCAAAAAGATATAGAAAATAAAATAATAAATTTTGTTGGTAATGCTGAAGAAAGAATAATAGAAGATCCACTTCGTATATTGAGAGCCTTTAGATTTATGTCAAGATTAGGTTTTTCTTTATCTGAAAATACTATTGAAGCAATAAAAAAACAAAAAAATCTACTTACTAGTATTCCAGAAGAAAGAATTACTATGGAATTTAGTAAATTATTATTGGGAGAAAATGTAAAAAATACATTGACTGCAATGAAAGATACAGAAGTACTAGAGCTTATCATTCCTGAATTTAAAGCTACTTATGATTTTAATCAATATAATCCACATCATAATTTAGATTTATTTAATCATATTATAAGTGTTGTAAGTAAAGTTCCTGCTGATTTAGAATTAAGATACACTGCACTTTTACATGATATAGCAAAGCCACTTGTTCAAACTTTTGATGAAAAAGGAATAGCCCACTATAAGACACATGAAATAGTTGGAGCTGACATGGCTAGAGATATCTTAACTAGATTAAAATTACCTGTGAAATTAATAGACGCTGTGGAAGATATAATAAAAAAGCATATGGTTCTGTATAGGGATGTTACAGATAAAAAATTTAATAAGTTATTATCTGAAATGGGCTATGATAATTTACTGAGACTTATAGAACATTGTAATGCTGATAATGGTTCAAAAAATAATGAGGTTGTAAATCCAGAAAATGATTTACATGAAAGATTAAAAAGAGCAGTAGAAAAGCAAATGCAAGTTACTGTAAATGATTTAGCATTAAATGGAAGAGACTTAGTAGATATGGGATTTAAAGGGACTGAAATTGGAAAAATCAAAGGTGAATTGTTAGAAAAATATTTGTCTGAAGAAATTCCAAATGAAAAAGAAGCAATGTTAGCTTATGTAAGAGAAAAATATTTAAAATAACAAGAGGGTATTTGAAACAGAATGGATAAATGTAGTAAATACTACTACTAAGGTATCTAAAATAAATATAAATAATTTGGAGGAGAAAATATGATAACTTATGAAATTGCAAGAAGTTTTGATGTAGAAAAAATAATTGAAGTATTTGAAAGCTCAGGTATAGTAAGACCTACAAAAGAAAAAGAACGTATAAAAGCCATGTTTGAAAATGCAAATCTTGTCTATTTTGCCTATGATAATGGAGAACTTATAGGATTAGCAAGATGTGTTACAGACTTTAACTACTGCTGTTATCTTTCAGATTTAGCAGTAAAAAAAGATTATCAAAAACAAGGTGTTGGAAAAATGCTTATAGAAAAAGTGAAGGAGCATATAGGAGAAAAAGTAGCATTAATACTGCTTTCAGCAAGTTCTGCTATGGATTACTATCCTAAAATAAATTTTGAAAAAGCAGATAATGCATTTATAATTAAAAGAAAATCATAATAGAAATAAATATAGACTTGTTAAATATACTATTTGTAGCCAAAGAAAATAGTACTGATAATATAAAACTTGAAAAAAGGGCTTTATATAATAGAAAAAATAAAAAGTAAAAAGTAATTCATTATGAAATTTTAAAAATCACACTAAAAATAAAAGGAGTGTGATTTTTTTATAATTATGATATAATATAGTGTTAAAATATAATGTAAACTAATTAATATAGGAGAAGAGATGTATCTAAAAGCAGTTGAAATAAATGGTTTCAAATCTTTTGGTGAAAAAGTATATATAGATTTTAATCGTGGAATAACATCAATAGTTGGACCAAATGGCAGTGGAAAATCAAACATTTTAGATGCTGTCCTATGGGTTCTAGGTGAGCAATCATATAAAAACATCAGAGCAAAAGAAAGCCAAGATGTTATTTTTTCTGGTGGAAAAGAAAAGAAAGCTGCAACAAGAGCAGAAGTTTCATTAATAATAGATAACTCAGATAGATATTTGGATTTTGATAATGATACTGTAAAAATTACAAGAAGAATTCACATTACAGGAGAAAACGAGTATTTAATAAATGACAGTAAAAGTAGACTTAAAGAAATAGGAAATCTATTTCTGGATACAGGAATAGGAAAGACAGCTTATTCTGTTATAGGTCAAGGAAAAGTTGAAAGAATTATAAATTCTTCACCAAAAGAGATTAAAAATATAATTGAAGAAGCCGCAGGAATAAAAAAATTACAAGCTAATAGATTAGAAGCACAAAAGAATTTAGGAAATATAGAAATAAATTTAGATAAAGTTGAATTTATACTAAATGAAACAAGAGAAAATAAAAATAAAATTGAAAAACAAGCAGAACTTGCACAAAAATATATAGATTTAAAAGATGAAAAATCAGCTTTAGCAAAAGGAATCTATATAACTGAACTTGAGCAAAAAGAAAAAAATCTTGTTGAAAATGAAGATATAAGAGTAAAATCGCAAGAAGAATCTTCTGTTTTACAAGAAAAATTTGATAAAACTTTAAATAGATTAAACACAATTGACTTAGAAAAAGAAGAAGTAAAGAAACAAAAGATTTTAATAGATTCAAGAAATAAAGAGTTAAA encodes:
- the trkA gene encoding Trk system potassium transporter TrkA, with the translated sequence MKIVIVGAGKVGELLCRDLSLEGNDIILIEQDAKILEKILANNDIMGFVGSGVSYDAQMEAEVPKADVFIAVTEKDEINIISSVIAKKLGAKYTIARVRSTDYSSQINFMTESLGIDLVINPELEAAKDIKQNIDFPEALNVENFLDGRLKLVEFHIDKDSILDNVSLFDFKQKFFPNLLVCIIKRGDEVIIPSGNTFIKGDDRIYITGSNSEIIKFQDALGKDRRKIKSAFIIGAGIISHYLAEELLKDKIAVKIVEMNPKKANKFSEYLPNATIINADGSNEEILREENFQNYDSCISITGIDEVNMFISIYAKKIGIKKIITKLNKLSFVDILGENSFQSIITPKKIIADKIVRVVRSIANKKKNLIENFYRLENNTVEAIEILVNSDSKINNIPLKDLKIKKNLIIAYIVRNNVAIFPKGTDFINEGDRVIIITKESFFDDINNIVAE
- a CDS encoding CCA tRNA nucleotidyltransferase, with product MDKVSINDFSEVEIEILRKLNEYGKGYIVGGAIRDILLDLEPKDIDFTTNLPYETLKDLFSEYNPKETGKAFGVLRIRVNDTEYEIAKFREDNYEEKDGLKIVPEENKVDFVEDIKEDLTRRDFSINAMAYNEVDGIVDLYNGQKDIENKIINFVGNAEERIIEDPLRILRAFRFMSRLGFSLSENTIEAIKKQKNLLTSIPEERITMEFSKLLLGENVKNTLTAMKDTEVLELIIPEFKATYDFNQYNPHHNLDLFNHIISVVSKVPADLELRYTALLHDIAKPLVQTFDEKGIAHYKTHEIVGADMARDILTRLKLPVKLIDAVEDIIKKHMVLYRDVTDKKFNKLLSEMGYDNLLRLIEHCNADNGSKNNEVVNPENDLHERLKRAVEKQMQVTVNDLALNGRDLVDMGFKGTEIGKIKGELLEKYLSEEIPNEKEAMLAYVREKYLK
- a CDS encoding GNAT family N-acetyltransferase → MITYEIARSFDVEKIIEVFESSGIVRPTKEKERIKAMFENANLVYFAYDNGELIGLARCVTDFNYCCYLSDLAVKKDYQKQGVGKMLIEKVKEHIGEKVALILLSASSAMDYYPKINFEKADNAFIIKRKS